GATTTCAGCTGGCGAGGGTTGCGGCTGGGTGGCTGAAGGCGCGTGCGTGACTTGGGCTACTGACTTCGTGGATGCGCCGGCCCTCTCCCCCGCCCCTCTCCCGCAAGCGGGCGAGGGGAGCAAACCAGCGGGGGAGAAAAGCCGTTGGGCTCGCCCGCGACAACGCGTGCGAAACCGCCAAGGCCGCCGGGGACGACATCCCACCGCAACACCCAGCCCGAAATCCCAACTCAAGTTCCCTCCACAAAAAGCGTTAACCAGCCTGCAGGCGCGCAACACAACGGCGCCCGCTCGCTTTAGCGCCCTGCTTCGCAGATAGCTTGTCATGAAATGGCCCGGTTGGCCGCCATGCGTCGTTGCTCGTCGTTGCCATAGCTATGGCTATGGCGCCTCCTCGCGCCTAGCCTGACGACCAACCGAACCATTTCATTTCGACAACCTATCTACGAAGCAGGACGCTTGCCGTGCCTGCTCCCTTTCCGCTCAAATGGCCAAGCTGAAAGGGTTTCCCCCTTTTTTTCGGCCCTTTGCTGGCCTGCGATTCCGGAAGAATGGCAGGCATTCCGATACAGGCTTCTCATGGCGAACACGGCTTCCCCTCCCCGGACTGGCAACACAGGCAAGCGCGGCCGGCTGCTGCTGATCGGCGCCGGCGTGCTGGTTGTGGCACTGGGTGCCGGAGGCTTCGTGCTGGGCAGCGTGCTGAGCAGCCGCCAGCCGGCGGCACCCGCCGCGCCCGCCGCTCCGGTCATCCCGCCGCCGATCTTCGTGCCGCTGGACGCGTTCACCGTCAACCTGCGCAGCGACGACGGCGACCGCTTCCTGCACACCGGCCTGTCCCTGAAGGTGGCTGACGCCGAGACCCAGGCGCGCCTGGCGCAGTACCTGCCCGAAGCGCGCAGCCGCATCCTGCTGCTGCTGTCGGCCAGGCAGCCGGCCGAACTGGCCACCGTCGACGGCAAGCGCAAGCTCGCCGACGACATCCGCGACACCATCAGCAAGCCGTTTGCCAGCG
The sequence above is a segment of the Cupriavidus sp. MP-37 genome. Coding sequences within it:
- the fliL gene encoding flagellar basal body-associated protein FliL, encoding MANTASPPRTGNTGKRGRLLLIGAGVLVVALGAGGFVLGSVLSSRQPAAPAAPAAPVIPPPIFVPLDAFTVNLRSDDGDRFLHTGLSLKVADAETQARLAQYLPEARSRILLLLSARQPAELATVDGKRKLADDIRDTISKPFASGLPAQRVLDVLFTSFVVQ